The genomic window gaacgtaTGTACACGCAATAACTACGACGTAAAATTTACCTCACTTAAGATTGGCTCAAGTGTGCATGCCCGACTTAGACATGGACCCGCCCATCCTGCCACGCTCCCAAAAATgtctagcgagaaccctgatAGTATATAacaaaaattgttaattaagaattaaaaAGTAATGCAATGAAATaggtaaataataaattaataataaattaattattgacaatTAAATAGCCAGTTCTTTGCacatgcaaattaattaatttaattaacacaaattcccatAGTGTGTACACTCTGGTCATTGGGCGGACACAACATAACATCCCGGATAACCTGTTCCCTATATGAATAACCAAATTACATCTAAATGCGCAGCTATTTGACATTCTCATTGGACGTTGTCACTTTGCAGATGTTGCTCCCGTTGCTAGCTGATTAGCCCGTTTTGATGGgtaaattaataatcaattaattaattaacacaaattttaGTGCATGCCAATAGTTGTGCGGACACGATACAAAATCCCTGATAACCTGTTCTTTGTATGTATGATCAAATCACGTGTGCAACTGCAGCTATTGTGATATTACTGTAATAGATGTCATCActtcaaagacgttgctgcccTTGCCAGCTGATTTGGCGGCACTGTGACTCGCCCTATTGGAGATATGCTtttacgtacacacacacacacacacacacacacacacacacacacacacacacacacacacacacacacacacacacacacacacacacacacagctttcCTTATACAATATATAGATGAGATGCATACGAAATATTGATTGACAATGTATGTTGCCATAACTTTGTAAAGTGGTGATACACTTGGTTTGATGCAGTGACTTCTATTGACGTATCTTGTCTTTGACAGTGGGGCTTTTGTACAAACACGGTCGTGTATGCGTACACAAAACCTCAGACGAGTGAGCAGTTTGTTGCCTTTTGGGATATCAAGAACAATGAGGTATTGTTGACGTATTGATTAGGTGTTTATTTGTcatattttgtgtgtttgtgacaGAGAAATACAAAGAATATGAAGCATGTGTTGTCGGTCACTGCTTATGGTGACGTGTGTTGTTTAGCAACTCGAAGTCATGATGGCAATGGACAGGTAAGTCTTAATttcatgcacgtgtgtgtgtgtgtgtgtgtgtgtgtgtgtgtgtgtgtgtgtgtgtgtgtgtgtgtgtgtgtgtgtgtcacagtgtgtgtgtgtgtgtcacagtgtgtgtgtgtgtgtgtgtgtgtgtgtgtgtgtgtgtgtgtgtgtgtttgtgtcacagtgtgtgtgtttgtgtcacagtgtgtgtgtgtgtgtgtgtgtgtgtgtgtgtgtgtgtgtgtgtgtgtgtgtgtgtgtgtgtgtgtgtgtaaatgatATGTtagcttgtgtgtttgttttatagTATTTACTTGTTATGTGCAATTCAATCGGAACAACTCTCGACAGCAGATACATTGATTTGGGTTCGTATACAACtcttcattgtttgtcttgtctgcatGATTGAGTGATCATTATGatcactgtttgtctgtttctagTCTCGAATATTTGCAAAATGTtacaacaggcagacagacagacaaacagacagacagactgactgacggacagacagacagacaaacagacagagagacacataGACAGTCGGTCAGACGGACACGTATAGACAGAGAGCAGTAGTTGCCACTAACCACAATCTACTGTAGTGTTGCGTGGATGGATGGATTTGTAACAAAGACAGAGATGTGTTGAGAGGTTACACAGTCGATCTGTTATCTAGAGCCACTTCACGTTGCTGTGTCACGGatgcatgttgttgctgcatcaAGAGAGGCGATCTACGTGTGGCAGTATAAGAGCATGAAAAAACTGACTGCCCTTGAAGTTATTCAGACATCCGCCAGGCGTGGAAGAGAAGGAAGAGAAAGGTAACTGATTGGTTGTTTACTAGCAGTTATGTGTGGGTATCAACAACTTGCGTAGCACAGTGGAGAGAGTTTATAATGTTTTCTGAggcatttgtctgtgtgtttgtgtgtctgtctgtttgtgcgtctgtttgtttaataTTTCCGTGTCTTACAGTTTGGCAGTGAAAATTGATTTCCTTGTCAGATCTCTGCTCTCCTGCACTTTTCATAAAGTCTTGCCTAAAGGCCTTTCACACTTGAAGTGCATTCCAATCGCATTTAATCCACTTTGCTGCTGATGTGAATTGGATGCACATTCAATGTGCATTGACCCATTGCACACTAAGAAAACGTAGACTTGTGCCCAGTCCTCGTTTGGGCTACTACACCACGTCGGCTAGATGTCatgtgtataggtccatgtggtttgaTACGTGTCGTTGGCTTAAAACACGGAGAAGGACTGCTACTATCTCATCACGTGACACGTtgagtctaattaagttattcaGCCCAGCCCGCTGGTCTCAGCTACGATTTCTAATGGATTGCAAAGATTCGTGTTTGTAACATGACGAGATATGGTACCAAGCCAGCCACATGTGTGAAACCACGTGGACTTATACACGCGTGACatctagcgcacgtggtgtagcagCCTAGCGCAAAGGAGGACTGGCCACGAGTCTAAGGAAAATGCAATCCACATGAACATCATAACAGACGCCTACCCGTGTAAAGTGCGTTAGAACCTGCAGTCATCATGGCTGTGAGTCTCTTCATGAAGATAGTTCCTCTATCTTCAGTTACAGTGCGTCCATCTATGACATAAGCACAGGATAGAGAGGGAACATACATGTAGATCTACTGCTGCCTACAGCTACTGTAGGAAGAGCTGCATGGGTAGGTGTGGTGCCACACGCAGCGGCCATTACGCATTGAATCCACTTCAAACCACCTCCACACGTGGTTTGAGTGAATCTGCATTGAGTGCGCTTGACAGCCAATGCACATTCAGTGTGTTTTGGTGTGTAGTGTGAATACCTTACAATGTCACGTTTGTTCTCATGTGTAATACATCTCTCTCCAACAGACTCATTCATATTGATGACATTCCATCCGGTGCCGGCGAATTGGGTTCTATCGATTTCAAGAGGGCATTATCTCCAACTCGTGATCCAAtatgttgtgtctgtttgtcagagaAGATGCTTGTTGTGGTTTGGCGACTTCTCTTCTTTCATTGTAATAAGAATTTCACGGTTTGTTTGGTCTAGGGTAGAGAGTCTGGTACGATGCATCGCTATAGTCTGCCTCTGTTGGCACTGGAAATGAAACATGTTGCCAACTGTCGACCTGATAAAATATCACTGAACTGCAATTCAACGTTAGCACTTTGTTTGCACATAATGTACTTGCATTCATAatattttgttgtcattttagGCGACTTGCTATCATTGACATTGCTGGTGTTCTCTCGTTCTTTGACTTTGTAAGTTTTAAACATGGACTAGTGTATATAGTCATCAGTGCCTTGATAccgacagactgatagacacacacacacacacacacacacacacacacacacacacacacacacacacacacacacacacacacacacacacacacacacacacacacacacacacacacacacacacacacacacacacacacacacacacacacacacacacagatggacggatggacagacagacagatggacacatacacagacaaacacacagacggac from Corticium candelabrum unplaced genomic scaffold, ooCorCand1.1 SCAFFOLD_70, whole genome shotgun sequence includes these protein-coding regions:
- the LOC134198016 gene encoding WD repeat-containing protein 35-like, which produces MCNTSLSNRLIHIDDIPSGAGELGSIDFKRALSPTRDPICCVCLSEKMLVVGRESGTMHRYSLPLLALEMKHVANCRPDKISLNCNSTRLAIIDIAGVLSFFDFVSFKHGLVYIVISALIPTD